A single genomic interval of Daucus carota subsp. sativus chromosome 1, DH1 v3.0, whole genome shotgun sequence harbors:
- the LOC108193771 gene encoding protein PHLOEM PROTEIN 2-LIKE A1-like encodes MAQLQRDDIVSLWTQGVQAVKDKSSFAAVISAKELSIVWGSDSRYWKWVSKTYPISCQSLEVAELITVCWLQIDGKYNANNLIKGVKYGVYLAVELSDNLCMNGPVTLKLTRPNGTTEEHKEDLKTKPKNTLVGLKVGEFCNTGACGCENTVKFSMNGCDGTTWKTGLTVVGAVIAPVNC; translated from the exons ATGGCTCAATTGCAGCGTGATGACATCGTGTCGTTGTGGACTCAAGGTGTCCAGGCTGTGAAAGACAAGAGT TCCTTCGCAGCGGTTATCAGTGCAAAGGAGCTCTCAATAGTTTGGGGTTCAGACAGCCGCTACTGGAAATGGGTTTCTAAGACCTACCCAATCAG CTGCCAGTCTCTGGAGGTTGCTGAACTGATCACAGTATGCTGGCTACAAATTGACGGAAAGTACAATGCCAACAACCTCATCAAGGGAGTGAAATACGGAGTGTATTTGGCTGTGGAGCTTAGCGACAATCTTTGCATGAACGGTCCAGTGACACTTAAGCTTACTCGTCCCAACGGCACTACTGAAGAGCACAAGGAAGATTTGAAGACCAAGCCAAAGAATACTTTGGTGGGACTTAAGGTTGGTGAATTCTGCAACACAGGCGCCTGTGGCTGTGAGAATACTGTCAAGTTCTCGATGAATGGATGTGATGGAACCACCTGGAAGACGGGCCTTACTGTCGTTGGTGCTGTCATTGCCCCAGTTAACTGCTAA
- the LOC108193765 gene encoding protein PHLOEM PROTEIN 2-LIKE A1-like isoform X3 has protein sequence MAQLQRDDIVSLWTQGVQAVKDKSSCAAVITAKELSIVWGSDSRYWKWVSKTYPISCEALEVAKLITVCWLQIDGEYDTSNLKKGVKYGVYFVVELSDNLCMNGPVTLKLTRPNRTTEEHKEDLETKPKNTLVGLKVGEFINSACGCENTVKFSMNGCDGTTWKTGLTVIGAVIAPVW, from the exons ATGGCTCAATTGCAGCGTGATGACATCGTGTCGTTGTGGACTCAAGGTGTCCAGGCTGTGAAAGACAAGAGT TCCTGCGCTGCGGTTATCACCGCAAAGGAACTCTCAATAGTCTGGGGTTCAGACAGCCGCTACTGGAAATGGGTTTCTAAGACCTACCCAATCAG CTGCGAGGCTCTGGAGGTTGCTAAACTAATTACAGTATGCTGGCTCCAAATTGACGGAGAGTACGATACCAGCAACCTGAAAAAGGGAGTGAAATACGGAGTGTATTTTGTTGTGGAGCTTAGCGACAATCTTTGCATGAACGGTCCAGTGACCCTTAAGCTTACTCGTCCCAACCGCACTACTGAAGAGCACAAGGAAGATTTGGAGACCAAGCCAAAGAATACATTGGTGGGACTTAAGGTTGGTGAATTCATCAACTCAGCATGCGGCTGTGAGAATACTGTCAAGTTCTCGATGAATGGATGTGATGGAACCACCTGGAAGACTGGCCTTACTGTCATTGGTGCTGTCATTGCCCCAGTCTGGTAA
- the LOC108193792 gene encoding protein PHLOEM PROTEIN 2-LIKE A1-like, with amino-acid sequence MAQLQRDDIVSLWTQGVQAAKDKSSFAAVICAKELSIVWGSDCRYWKWVSKKYPISPQPLEVAELITVCWLQIDGKYSATNLIKGVKYGVYLAVELSDNLCMNGPVTLKLTRPNGTTEEHKEDLTTKPKNTLVGLKVGEFCNTAPCGCENIVKFSMNGCDGTTWKTGLTVVGAVIAPVNC; translated from the exons ATGGCTCAATTGCAGCGTGATGACATCGTGTCGTTGTGGACTCAAGGTGTCCAGGCTGCGAAAGACAAGAGT TCCTTCGCTGCGGTTATCTGTGCAAAGGAACTCTCAATAGTTTGGGGTTCAGACTGCCGCTACTGGAAATGGGTTTCTAAGAAATACCCAATCAG TCCCCAGCCTCTGGAGGTTGCTGAACTCATCACAGTATGCTGGCTACAAATTGACGGAAAGTACAGTGCCACCAACCTCATCAAGGGAGTGAAATACGGAGTGTATCTTGCTGTGGAGCTTAGCGACAATCTTTGCATGAACGGTCCAGTGACCCTTAAGCTTACTCGTCCCAACGGCACTACTGAAGAGCACAAGGAAGATTTGACGACCAAGCCAAAGAATACATTGGTGGGGCTTAAGGTTGGTGAATTCTGCAACACAGCCCCCTGCGGCTGTGAGAATATTGTCAAGTTCTCGATGAATGGATGTGATGGAACCACCTGGAAGACTGGCCTTACTGTCGTTGGTGCTGTCATTGCCCCAGTTAACTGCTAA
- the LOC108193802 gene encoding uncharacterized protein PHLOEM PROTEIN 2-LIKE A4-like — protein MAQVKRDDIVSLWTQGFQALKDKSSCAAILSAKELSIVWGSDSRYWKWVSKTSPINCEALDVAELVKVCWLQVNGKYSVNNLTKGVKYGVYLVVELNNSLSINGPVTLTLTSPDGCTVEQHDDLHTKPKNTWVGLKVGEFTNPACGCEKTVKFSMNGCDGTSWKTGLTVIGAVIAPVIC, from the exons ATGGCTCAAGTGAAGCGAGATGACATCGTGTCATTGTGGACTCAAGGTTTCCAGGCTCTGAAAGACAAGAGT TCCTGCGCTGCCATTCTCTCGGCAAAGGAACTCTCAATAGTTTGGGGTTCAGACTCTCGCTACTGGAAATGGGTTTCAAAGACCAGCCCAATCAA CTGCGAGGCTCTCGATGTTGCTGAACTGGTTAAAGTATGCTGGCTACAAGTCAATGGAAAGTACAGCGTCAACAACCTCACTAAAGGAGTGAAATACGGAGTGTATTTGGTCGTGGagcttaacaacagccttagtATCAACGGTCCTGTGACCCTTACGCTTACTAGTCCTGACGGGTGCACTGTAGAGCAACACGATGATTTGCATACCAAGCCGAAAAATACATGGGTGGGACTTAAGGTGGGTGAATTCACCAACCCGGCCTGCGGCTGTGAGAAAACCGTCAAGTTCTCGATGAATGGATGTGATGGAACCTCCTGGAAGACTGGCCTTACTGTCATTGGTGCTGTCATTGCCCCAGTTATCTGCTAA
- the LOC135149909 gene encoding protein PHLOEM PROTEIN 2-LIKE A1-like, with amino-acid sequence MAQVQRVRDDIVSLWTQGVQAAKDKSSFAAVISAKELSIVWGSDSRYWKWVSKTYPISCQPMEVAELITVCWLQIDGKYNANNLTKGVKYAVYLAVELSDNLCMNGPVTLKLTRPNGTTEEHKEDLKTKPTNALVGLKVGEFCNTGACGCENTVKFSMNGCDGTTWKTGLTVVGAVIAPVNC; translated from the exons ATGGCTCAAGTGCAGCGTGTGCGTGATGACATCGTGTCATTGTGGACTCAAGGTGTCCAGGCTGCGAAAGACAAGAGT TCCTTCGCTGCGGTGATCAGTGCAAAGGAACTCTCAATAGTTTGGGGTTCAGACAGCCGCTACTGGAAATGGGTTTCTAAGACATACCCAATCAG CTGCCAGCCTATGGAGGTTGCTGAACTGATCACAGTATGCTGGCTACAAATTGACGGAAAGTACAATGCCAACAACCTCACCAAGGGAGTGAAATACGCAGTGTATCTTGCTGTGGAGCTTAGCGACAATCTTTGCATGAATGGTCCAGTGACCCTTAAGCTTACTCGTCCCAACGGCACTACTGAAGAGCACAAGGAAGATTTGAAGACCAAGCCAACGAATGCATTGGTGGGACTTAAGGTTGGTGAATTCTGCAACACAGGCGCCTGCGGCTGTGAGAATACTGTCAAGTTCTCGATGAATGGATGTGATGGAACCACCTGGAAGACTGGCCTTACTGTCGTTGGTGCTGTCATTGCCCCAGTTAACTGCTAA
- the LOC108203560 gene encoding protein PHLOEM PROTEIN 2-LIKE A1-like, whose translation MAQVKRDDIVSLWTQGVQAVKDKSSCAAVITAKELSIVWGSDSRYWKWVFKTYPMISCEALEVAELIEVCWLEIDGKYSAINLIKGVNYGVYFVVELSDNLCMNGPVTLKLTCPNGTTEEHKEYLETMPKNTLVGLRVGEFCDTAACGCENTVKFSMNGCDGTTWKTGLTVIGAVIAPVIC comes from the exons ATGGCTCAAGTGAAGCGAGATGACATCGTGTCATTGTGGACTCAAGGTGTCCAGGCTGTGAAAGACAAGAGT TCCTGCGCTGCGGTTATCACTGCAAAGGAACTCTCAATCGTTTGGGGTTCAGACAGCCGCTACTGGAAATGGGTTTTTAAGACCTACCCAATGATCAG CTGCGAGGCTCTGGAGGTTGCTGAACTAATTGAAGTATGCTGGCTAGAAATCGACGGAAAGTACAGTGCCATCAACCTCATCAAGGGAGTGAATTACGGAGTGTATTTTGTTGTGGAGCTTAGCGACAATCTCTGCATGAACGGTCCAGTGACCCTTAAGCTGACTTGTCCCAACGGCACTACTGAAGAGCACAAGGAATATTTGGAGACCATGCCAAAGAATACTTTGGTGGGACTTAGGGTTGGTGAATTCTGCGACACAGCCGCCTGTGGCTGTGAGAATACTGTCAAGTTCTCGATGAATGGATGTGATGGAACCACCTGGAAGACTGGCCTTACTGTCATTGGTGCTGTCATTGCCCCAGTTATCTGCTAA